The Ascochyta rabiei chromosome 5, complete sequence genome has a segment encoding these proteins:
- a CDS encoding Sterol O-acyltransferase, protein MAESTSIDAHPHDGHGEHHSPRPRKPNHIDFLKPRLSDESVTQHLEAGSGVSSGRTTPIPVDALPSVQAASSARRQIRAQQKRRMFPTVDYVDRVSHFDPASDYHDFRGFFVLFWIGLAIMVITSMLRTAKETGYPFQIRQWKLFKEKIWELGLVDGAMVGSTAVALPLQKLFLKGKGPLRWSQLGIAIQSIYQVFWLSFWCTYPFIRDWSWTAQVFFTLHLLAIFMKMHSYAFYNGHLSETLRRLNDLDSPEKASKTAAVRYPKPRTHLHEIPQSPSQVEPDAANKESLRQLREDLAFELSSPLGRVSYPENLTMYNWIDFIFCPTLCYELEYPRVAYIRPLEVFYKVLAVFGCIFLMVITTEEFILPVLDESAIALHHSKGTLDFSLILAETIGRLLFPFMITFLLTFLVIFEYILGAFAELTRFADRQFYADWWNSCDWLEFSREWNSPVHHFFRRHVYSASKNHLSRPLATVITFFISALAHELVMGCITRKFRGYGFIAMMLQMPIVVVQRSKWIKGRTLLNNVLFWCSMILGLSMMCALYVLV, encoded by the exons ATGGCCGAGTCTACCTCGATTGACGCACATCCACACGACGGTCATGGCGAGCATCACTCGCCGCGACCGCGTAAACCCAATCACATCGACTTCCTCAAGCCTCGACTCAGCGATGAATCCGTGACGCAACACTTGGAGGCAGGATCAGGGGTCTCGAG TGGTAGAACAACTCCCATCCCCGTCGATGCCCTGCCTTCCGTCCAGGCCGCATCCTCTGCGCGCCGACAGATTCGAGCTCAGCAGAAGCGGCGCATGTTCCCTACCGTAGACTATGTTGATCGCGTCTCCCACTTCGACCCAGCGAGCGACTACCATGACTTCCGCGGCTTCTTTGTGCTCTTCTGGATTGGCCTGGCCATCATGGTCATCACTTCAATGCTTCGCACGGCAAAGGAGACCGGATACCCGTTCCAGATCAGGCAGTGGAAACTATTCAAGGAGAAGATATGGGAGCTGGGCCTCGTGGACGGTGCCATGGTAGGGAGCACTGCGGTGGCACTCCCACTCCAGAAGCTGTTCCTCAAGGGGAAGGGGCCACTGCGCTGGAGTCAGCTTGGTATAGCGATCCAGAGCATATACCAGGTCTTTTGGCTCTCGTTCTGGTGCAC GTACCCTTTTATTCGCGACTGGAGCTGGACTGCTCAGgtcttcttcaccctgcATTTACTTGCGATCTTCATGAAGATGCATTCATACGC CTTCTACAACGGCCACCTGAGCGAAACGCTGCGCCGTCTGAACGATCTCGACAGCCCTGAGAAAGCCAGCAAGACAGCAGCGGTCCGATACCCGAAACCGCGCACGCACTTACATGAGATCCCGCAATCTCCCAGTCAGGTAGAGCCTGATGCTGCAAACAAAGAGTCTTTGCGCCAGCTTCGCGAAGATCTTGCCTTTGAGCTCTCGTCACCTCTCGGTCGTGTTTCTTACCCAGAGAACCTCACTATGTACAACTGGATAGACTTCATTTTCTGTCCGACCCTGTGCTACGAGCTTGAGTATCCTCGTGTAGCCTACATTCGCCCGCTAGAGGTCTTCTACAAGGTACTGGCTGTCTTTGGATGCATCTTCCTGATGGTCATCACGACAGAGGAATTCATCCTTCCCGTACTGGACGAGTCTGCCATTGCCCTGCACCACTCGAAGGGTACTTTGGACTTTAGTCTGATCTTGGCAGAGACTATCGGTCGACTGCTCTTTCCCTTCATGATCACGTTCTTGCTAACGTTCCTCGTCATTTTTGAATACATCCTGGGCGCTTTCGCAGAGCTCACAC GGTTCGCGGACCGGCAATTTTACGCGGACTGGTGGAATAGTTGCGACTGGCTCGAGTTCT CCAGGGAATGGAATTCCCCTGTACACCACTTCTTCCGTCGACATGTCTACTCGGCATCCAAGAACCATCTGTCGCGCCCGCTTGCCACGGTCATTACCTTCTTCATCTCTGCCCTTGCGCATGAATTAGTCATGGGCTGCATCACGAGAAAGTTTAGGGGCTATGGCTTCATCGCTATGATGCTCCAGATGCCAATAGTTGTAGTGCAGAGAAGCAAGTGGATCAAGGGACGGACCTTATTGAACAACGTTCTGTTTTGGTGCAGCATGATCCTAGGGTTAAGCATG ATGTGCGCACTATACGTCCTCGTGTAA